From the genome of Thermosynechococcus sp. NK55a:
CCCGCTGGTGGCGCATCAATGCCTTCAATCAGTTCCCCTAGCCATCCAGCCGCATTAGGTTGTCAACAAACTGCACTGGGCGCAACTAGGGTAAAGATGGCGCCCGCAAAACACTGAGACCCTCAGCTAAGGAATTGTTACCCAGCACGCTTCTTCATCAAATTCATCAACTAAACGAAAGCGTTGAAATGTTCCTCGGCCGCTTTGGCGATCGATCCAGATGGGCAGGCTAATCAGACCGCGGTTGTCCCGAATGAGCCAGTGGATTGAACCGTCGTTGTCACGATAGGGGCGGATGCCATTCACCAGTGCCCAGGATTCTCCTAGACTGAGCCCCCCAAAGCGAGTGATTTGAGCGGGGGTGGAAAGGGCCCTCGCCACCCGGTCGGCGAGCTTCACTGTCCCCGCTTCTTTATTGGAATCAATCCGAACAACCACTTTCAAATCTGTGAGCAGTTCGTGGTAATTGGGTTTTGAGAACTGGCTAGTTGAATAAGTTCCCAAGTTTTGTTTGCTGTACTTAT
Proteins encoded in this window:
- the cas5 gene encoding type I-MYXAN CRISPR-associated protein Cas5/Cmx5/DevS translates to MQLYIDCPCTSFPRNFARDYKETYRYPPPSTIYGLLLSLVGEVDINKHQGVKLAIGIIGGDPPISRILRKQRHHKYSKQNLGTYSTSQFSKPNYHELLTDLKVVVRIDSNKEAGTVKLADRVARALSTPAQITRFGGLSLGESWALVNGIRPYRDNDGSIHWLIRDNRGLISLPIWIDRQSGRGTFQRFRLVDEFDEEACWVTIP